In Carassius carassius chromosome 38, fCarCar2.1, whole genome shotgun sequence, the genomic stretch actaattaattaattaattaattaattaatgaagtgTCAGGACCATCagcattttgagataaaactgaTCCTTTTAGACAAGTGCTACACAGTAGCTTATTCCAACACACTGCACAAAAACACCTGGTTTAAATCAGAGGAGGGTCACAGTTAAAATGTGCAATGTTTTCCCCTGCTGCTGCTCTGTAAACATTTAGATAATAGTATGAGGCAACCACTGTCTAAACCACTTACAGCCTCCTGCATCTACTCACCTAGCAGGAAGCTTGTTGCAGGAAGCATCCAAGCACATGTATCTTTAGATTAACCAAATATTCTATAACATAAAAGATCTGTGAATTGCTTGCATGCTGTATGAAATCTGACAAAAGGaatgcatgagaaaaaaaaaagaaagtgaaagagaaCAGCTGAGGAAAAATATATGACATCATTGTCGAGAAGCAAGGCCTCAGAGAGGGCTCGACTTTGTGTTTCTGACTCTTATCTGCCCGCTACGTCTTATTTGGGGAGGAAGCTTTTACAGATTGGGTTTacagccctctctctctctccaaatgGGGCCATGACTGAGTGTGATGACCTCACCCTGTTTCTCCTAAACTCTCACTTACTCCTCTCCTCCCTCACCCCCCTCTCGCTTTTCTCAAAGTCTGTGCAGGAGTGAGGCTGGAGTCACGTTCTCCACAGTTCCTGCAGTCTGCATCTCAAAAGTCTTTCTACAGAGTCTCAGAAGACTTCAGAGTGGACCATTTTAGCTTCGTGGACTGACTTGGTTTACTCAGGGTTGTAACTTGATTGGATGTACCAGAAGGAGGATTCTTTTAAACATTTAGAatggtgttttattgttttatgcttATTTGTTCCTCGATCAGATGATTAAAGCAAGAACAGCAATGAAGAGGATCCAACCTTTCACTATTGGGACCAAGTTATCTGTCCCATCCGAAAACAGATGTCTGGATTATGTGAGCATCATGCTTCCTGTACCAGTTCTGGACTGCTGTGAACTAAGAAACGACTCAAACAATGACAATTCTCCTTTCCATGAGGACAGAGTGTCCACATCTACACCTGTGGAGGGACTTTCGGACGATATTAAAGAGGGAGATGACAGGGACTCTGTGTCCCCACCGGCTTCCTCCAGATCCATCAAGAAGATAGCTATGTGTGAAAATGTTGAAAACCAAACTGTCACTGGCTTTAATGTGACAAACTGTGAGACAAACAAGTCCAGTACTTCTACTGAAAATCTGTTTCTTGTTGAGGAAAGTGACAAGCACGGTGCACAGCTGGAGGTGAGCAAAACTGCTCTGTTTGCATGTGGTGGACAATACATTCCTTAGCTAGAAATTCTTTGCTGCTTTGCGCTTAGAGAAAAAAACAGTACTTTAaagtaatattacaaaatattacagtcattcatttttttaatgaaattataaaatattagttaTAATTGTAAATGATAaagttgtgtttgtgtgagagagtatatatatatatatttctacagcTTTATCATATAAAATTATagctaatattttataatttcattcaatactttcatttaatttcaaacttAAAGATGATACATGactgcattagataacaaaataaagATTATAACCAAAaggtttattgtgttttaaataataattatataatttaatttacagaatataaattattataaattaatataaattataaaatatatatatatataattacatgtattaatttcaaatatttaattaaaatatatgtatatatttaattctttacataataaagaatatttatataatatatgataatataaaatatgtatatatatatatatatatatatatatataacatatatataacacacacatatcCCACTTTAAATGATTCTCACTGAATTCAATTATAGACTTACGAACAGAAACAAACCAAACTCTACACTTTtcaaatgttaacatttttagttagttgccttttttttctcacagaggTCACAAACCAACAGCACAAACACCAGCCCCATATTTGTTATTCTCTCAGTCTCTCAACATTTTTTATGAGCTGTTTATTAAATTGTTAGTGTTACTGCCTGCCCGTGCACAGTCTCCACAAATGTCTGCGAGGAGTTTCTCACTGCAAAACTTGAAATGTAGCTTCTCATAGCACAAATGAGTACAACAAGAACACATTGTCttattgtgagagaaaaaaaaaagaaagacaaatctgTGTGGATTACTACAGTTTTGCACACTGTGCTCATTGAGATGAGGTCATAGCCAGGCCCTTCATTACACAAGCCCACAGTCGAGATGAACTGGTAATTTCCCCATAAAAATGGAGAGTAGTTCCAAACTGGAACACACAGGGAAGGATCTGAGTCTAAACTGATGATCAGAcactaatgataaaaaataatgtttgctaTTAGTTGTGATGTTCTTTATTGATAAATAAGTGCCACATTATGTTACAGTATTCCACAACTTATACttgattcttttttttgtataaatggtAAAACAAAACTATAGGCTAAATGTTGAAGGGCAAAAGGTGTGGTTTGCGCACACTTAAAGAATTTTAAAACCATGTCCGTAGATGCAGTCATCGCAGTGGTGCAGAATGCAAGTTAAGCAATGCAAGATCTGCAAGATAAAACACCACCTCTGATAGATGAGATCATTATTTGGCAGTACTACACCTTGCTGCAGGCTCGTGAATTTTTGGTGGGCCAACAGACTCAGATCCTGCTATTATTGTGTTTTACCCTCTAAAATGCATCATAAAAATCCCCTGGCTGTCCTAAACACAGGTGCATAATCATGAAGTGTTCACTGTGGAGATATCTGATACCTCTGAAGAGAATGTTTTGGCATATCATCTTGTAAGTAATCTTTTTGAATCAATTCAGTACTTAATCTGTACTTCATGTACCcaaacaaacaacatttttttattgcctAACAGCTGAGAAACTGCAGAAGAACCAGAACTTGGCGCACAAATCGAATTAGTTGCAGCAACATAGAATGATGTAAGACATTTTGGAAAAATAGTCTGTCGGATTTGGCGAAGAGTACAGATGAAAACCATAATAGAATATtactgctacaaaaaaaaaaaaaactcacaatgaaaatatttttaaatgaaagataaatgaataaaaactctcAAAATTAGGAAGCtaaaaaaagtttcaaatgtGTCACCAAAAAACTTTGAATCcacataaactaataaaatagGTATTTTCACTCAGAATGGCTAGCAACACATTGAATTCAATGTGAAACTTTAAAGTAGACACTGAATAATGCAATACTTCAAGTGAAAAACtgaaatgtactccaataatcatTCTttaatttacaactttgaaaacaCAGTGTAAAGCTCATATTCTAGCCGCTATATATCTTTACAGACTGATCCATGGACTATAGGAAGAAAGATAAGGAACCTTCAGTATGATTACAGCATGCCAACTTTCCCACATGATCAACCGGAGGACACGTCTCACAGCCAAAGGAGAGATTTCAAAGACTTTGAGAACTCTCTCATCCAACTGACGACGAGTCTGGACTTGATGCAGGTTAAATGCACCATAAtgatgtttctgttttgtttattaatgtgtCTTTTTGTAACATTACCTCATGTACTCTTAATTCATCTCCTCTGCCAGGAGGAACCAAAAAGATCTCTTCAGAAGAAGACAGATGCTGTAGATTTAGGATTGGAAATGTTTAGAAGACGACAAAGCCCGGGGGACCACGCTGACAAATCGTAAGATTTCCTGGCACAGTGGAGCATAGAGCATTATTACTCTTTTGTTAGTGACACAAAATGCTCGCTTTCTCTACAGGTGGCTGAAGTTGAGGTCACTCCTGAGGGACTATCATCAGGATCTCATGTTAGCTCTAGACGTCTCGTCGTTTTACCAACAAGCCGACAGCATCATTGGCACCATCAACAGCAAGGTTGTGCAAACAAGGGTTGATTAGTTTTGGCTTTTAGAGAAGACCTCAAACTGTCTTTATAAATCATGATTGTAATACAAGTCCTGATCCAGGATGAATTTCGTTGCAGAGGAACCGTGTATTGGCGGGTGACATCCAAAAAAGCGACAAAGAGACCAGAGAAATTGCCTGTCAGATCAACGTAAGTCAACCCATGATCTCATTAGAGGACATACTGTCTCCTTATGTAAACCTGAATTTGAGAACATCAAAAAAGTGTCACAGTGCCACAGTCactttgtgtttttatatatgaTTTTGAACTCAACCAGACGGTAGACGGTTGTAGTAGTCTCACACACAGACTGTAGCAAATTAACTCCAAATGAATGATGTCATTTCCTTCCATGACCCCACCCCTCCCTGGACAACTCTCTTTCCAGATGCTGAATGAGTCTGCGTCTTGCCTGTCAACTCTTCACCCAACCCTGGCCAAAAGAGTTACATGCAAACAGGCCGAGGTGAAGGAGAACTGGGCACTTCTCCAGGACTTTCTCCGGTAAATGAAAGTCCACTTACTCCCATTGTCCTCCAGTGAACAAAAAACAATAGTAAACAAAGTATTTGAGCGCAGTGATATCATATTCAAGGCTTGGAATAGTAAATGAAATCATGCTTAAATGGAATCCATACTTGTCAAAATGCAGGAGTGGAGCTGACAATGTGGTgaagtgatgtaatgttatggtcttttattttgATACTGACCTATTGCAGAGTCTTAGATCATAGATGGTAGATGTTGTTTTGACGCAAATGCTACATATTTGGTTTCACACATTGATTCGTTTAAGCATTTGCCAGTTTATGTAATGTTTTGTGTCCATTTAAAGTGTGATTCTGTATCCAGGAAGACAAATGTCACTTAAGAGCTAACACAAATATTATTCTGCATACTTATTGAGTGATTTTTAGATAATCTTTCTATTAAAAAAGCTGTAACCCTTTTAAGTTACAAAATATCACATTGTATCATAGCTCTTATCATAGACCAGTCAACCACTTTAGACACAGAATTACATATATATTCACACCATTATGGAAACTCAGATTTGAAATGTGGCCTCTACTGAATAGTATGACTTCTGAAAGTGTcagaaaagaaagacagaggGAATAAATGACAGACAGGGTAATAAATAGAGGGAAAGAAAGGGTGGTTATGGATGAACAAAGGCTGTAACAGAAGAAGATTTAGCCTCAGCTCTGGTGCAGATGTGAGGAATAGCTCATATGTATGGTATGAAGATATGATGATGGGAGACAGGTACTCTGTGAAACCGCATCTAGAGGAATGTAGCCGTGCAGAGAGGAAGGAACTGATGAAAAATAACTGTCTGAATTTTTGTCATAAATCTCACTACTAAGGCAACAATTTCAGACTGATACAGAAAGATTTAACAACAAACAAGAGTAAAATAAGCCCTACTTATAACTTTCTTATACTTACCTTTTAGTTTTGTGTTAGTTTTTAATTCTATTTGGCCTGAGGCTATTGAAAATTCACTTTTAGCAGATACATATATTGATAAGactttagtttaaaaaataattttttgttacattttatattactttatttttcttgGAAAACGTAAAAGATTACTCGTGTAGTTATGACTTGTACTACACAAAATTTGTCCAATTGATCTTTgtagatttttttgtaaaatctttGTAGAATGCATTCATACAGAAATCATGATTCAAGACCCCCACCCCCCACTCCCCCCAAATTTTCAATAAACTAACCAAgaccacacatacacaaaaatctCCCAGTGGCGTTAAATGATTtgttggaccaaaatatattatatgtatatttatattatacaaataaattactAGAAACTGAATAACTTTGGAAACAATTTGAAAATCAGGAAggaatgttaaatattattacatattccAGTATTAATAGGTTTTGATAATGGGGCTAAGACCTCTCTCTATCTCCAATTGTTATTCGcgaacaataaataataataatttttttttttaaatatggaaaaattatcacaacatttttgaaaaaagaagcTGCTGCATTGGCTTACATGCAGCCAACAAAAATATGGATACATCCCTCTATCACTAACTATGAGCTACCCAGACAAGAGGGAGGTGACATCATTGCTCACAAAGACTGCCGAAAATAACATCTTCCCACCCCTAAAACAATTGCTGCAAAATTTTGTCCAGAGTTACATAACCTGCAAAGATATGATGCTAGTGTTCTgtggatatttttatattttcaatctgCAAGTTGTTAGCATTAAAGATTTACACTCTACTGACTTGTATGGTCTAATATGATGATGAAATGTCATgatatgtttgaaatgttttgaagAGTAATGATGCCCCAGTGGTACCATTAGAGGTAAAGTTTAGTTCCACTTCTACAGGAACCAGAAGACAGATGTTTCTCCAAAATGCCCGTCAGTGTTACCCGCTGATCCTTTAACCACATGCCCTGACTCACAGAGCTTTGCTAGAAATGAGGGTAACAGCGTAATGGGAAAAGACGTCAAAGAAGAGCAAAACCGTCTCCGAGGATTTGAGGTTAGCTACAGTGCCTCCAAAAACATCTGCAAGCATGTGATTATAAATGACCAGTCATGACCACATAGAAAAAAGTTGATTGGTCTGAATTCTCTGTTTGGTGAGACAATCTTTTACCCTGAGGCATTAAACTGAGGCTAGGTTGTTTCTTACCACCCAAATCAAAAGATGTCACCCCTATATCTGCGGTATGCATGAGTTGCGTGAATTGTATATGATTAAACTTAATCTATGCCTGAACATGTATTTGTGCAGTGCTCTCAAGGTCTGTGGACACATAGCATGTGGAGTCCGGTTGAGGAATGTTCTGTAGGCAGTCGGGACTCACTGTCAGAGAGCAGCTGTTCCAAGCTGGACAATGTCTCTGAAAAACAGGACAGGAAGAGGtgcaattaatttttaatttcacaATGAATCTGTTGATGACTGATAAAGTAAATGATCCATAAATGTCTGATGTCATTTCATGCAATGGATTTCAAGATGCAGTTGTTGAGTGAAGTGTTCATTAACACATAACGTTTTCGCAGCTGTATCGGCCAGAGGGCTCAGACAACCCCTGTTTCCTCTCAAGATTGTCTCAGACACAAGCTGTTGAAGGAGTCGACAGCATCCACTGGAACTGTAATACAATTTCAAGATATTTTTTTCATAACAGTGCACTAAACTGATATGTAAATGATCTCACTGATCTCTTTCCATCCTTTTTTGTAAACTGAATAAAGACTGAAGAGCATGACTGTTCAAAGCAAAGGAAAGACTACAAAATAGAGGAGCTCCTAAGCCAGGTGGAGGTCCTTTGGGATGCTCTGCAGGAGAAATATGGAGAAAACAATAAGACTGAACCAGCGGAAAAAGAACAATCAAGAGATAAAGCTGCACAGATGGTGTCAGATCTCACAGTTTCAAACCATCTCTCAGAAAATGTAGAGGAATGCAGTTCAGGAATGCTCGAAAAGTTCCTTGAACTGCTGGATCACAGTGGTTGTCACAAAATAAGTCAGGTAAGCCAAGCATCATGACCTTAATTAAACTGTAATGATACCAAAACCTGAACATGAATAAAAGAAAAGTAGCTTACTCAATTTCAAGCTCATAGCatggtgtgtttgtgtatgattttttttttaaatgtgatgaaTGCAGGACCAATTACACTGATGTAAATCTGCTTTAGGATGTTCCTGGATCTCTGTATAGGCAAGAAATGGCTGAGGGTGCAGAAATGTCACTAAATCTACTGAGCCATCAATCTGAACAAGAAAGACCCCAGAAGCAGGACCAGATCACTAATGTTCTACAAAGCTCGGTAAAAAAATAAGCTACAAAGCTCAGAGCTTGTTTCACAAAGCAATGTTCAATATCAACGTGATATTAgaaatttacatataaataaattaaaagcacCATATTTCACTCATTTATATCacaaaaattactttaataacATCTTACGATGTATATACAGGACTGTGCAAAaatcttaggccactagtattttcaccaacaacaaaaaaaggttttaagtcagttatttctatgttttgctgtagtgtgtcagtggtaaatatcagtttacatttccaaacattatttttgccattaattgtaataatccagtgagatttttgtttgcacaaggagcctgacaacagccagtggtccacacagagatctgatctcatcatcatccagtccgtctggaataacatgaagaaacagaacaaactgagacagactcaatccagaagaactgtggcaatgtctccaaatacacttcaagaaacctacctgcaaagctgcCTGAAAAACAATGCccaagtgcacctaggacaaaagctttttttaacacATAGTGTGGTCAcatagcctgggaaaacccagactacttccggcgaatttcaattctctctacagagagtttcaactgaaaagggtctggttttaaccaggctagtggtcacaccaaatgttgatttaatttagttaagttaatataagttaattcataaaatctatttatgacattattttttgaCGGCAAAAAATTTGCACAGTAATGTAGCTTTGCAGGGTTCTTGAAGtattttggagacattgccacagtttcttcatgtttttccagacagactgatgatgatgagatcagatctctgtgtggagcactggctgctgtcagactcctcgtgcaaacaaaaatctcactgaattattacatttaatggcaagAATAATGGAATGGTttgcacagtatttttttttttaattttatttaaggcAAATGTATCAATGTCACTGAATTAGATGATAAAATATGAAACCAattgacatttaatttaaatatgtatcTTTTCTCAGCTATCTACTCTAACAGTGCGGATAAACCAGCACCTCTGCTGCTGTGCTGAGCTCAGTATGGACCTCCTGGACATAGAAACAGATATGGCTGTGCTTTGTGACCCTGAGCTCAGTGGCCTGCAGGGACTACAGGAGCAGCAGGATGACCTAGAGGtcacataatgaaaaaaaaaaacctttactaaTTGAATATAAATAGATATTATTCACTATTTGAATGACCTTAGATCAGGAATGAAACTTTGCCTGCAATAGTTAAAGATGGGCCCAGCTTCTTAGGTATTAAAAGATTAAacacaatattaaattatttatagatTCCTTCATAAAAGATTAGTTTTTAAACTGCACCCTGAAATTGATTGAGTGAGTTTCTGCTTGACATTTTAAGTGATGAACATCCTGCTATAGAATGCATTTCTTTTGTCCCACAAAGGTTCATTATAATATCATTGAGGGAGAggtgagagagatggagagactgGCCAGTCAGCTACAAGTTCATCCCCCAGAGCAGAGAGACCTTCTCAGGGAAGAGGTTCAGGCGATCCTGCAGGCTTGGGAGGAAGTAGGCCGCAACATGGTTGAAAACAGAGGGCGCCTGGAGAAGTTCCACCAAATtcaggactactttgaaaactaTCTTGCCATGATGTGAGAAGAGAAAGTCTGACTAATTTGGGTTATTATACCTAGTGAATATTTCATACTTAATGCCAACAACTTTAGCAAGAAATACTTTCCCATCTGTGGTTTtgctattttaatttagtttgggACTAATGTGATATTTTGATACAGTCGCTCTTTCTGTGCCCTGTAGTACGTGGACGGAGAACACCAGATCCTGTATCCTTGCTGGTAGCTCTGCTTGGAGAGAGAGTAAAGTTGCAGAGATTGAGCACAGCATTGAAACAAAGCTGGATGAGTTTAGCAAACTAGCTGCAGCTGGTCAAATGCTTATGCAAGATGAGAGTCAGTTTAAAGACATTGTGAGTGTGTGATTGATTTACTTACAGCTGCCACATGGTTATCTAAAAGCGATGTCAGCTGTCTAAACATGCAGCGTCCAACTGCAGAATGTTCGTTATGATGTTTTCTTGATTATAATCTTCCTGTCTTCAGATCAAGGAGAGAACAGATGAGTTACAAAGCATGCTGGGATGGATCCAGGTGAACTGGCATGCTCAAAGAGAGCAGCTTATAAGAAACCAGAATGGGAGACCAGAGTCAACAAACGATCTGGTTCAACAGCAGGTTTCTAGAattttttcaacatcatttaataaggatttaaaataaatcagggAAAATGTACAGTCATGTGATCATAATGGCAAAATTAACCCCATCAGGATCTTGTATTACCCTGAAGGGGTTAATTTTAATAAGCCTTATTGTTTAAGAAGAAATAGTCATGCAAGAGATATGAAACACAATTTTGCACACCTATATTGAAATCTTTTATAATCAAATTTCTTCAGTTGACCAGTCAGAATCATGCATTAATTTGTCATTtgaaatggataaataaattgtGCAATAATTTTTGTAGTTAATTTtccatttgatttttttcttgtttaggcTATGCCTTTCAAAATACCTTCTAATAGTCAGTGCATTGTAAATGGAGAGGTCAAAGGAAGTGCTACTGAAACACAACCCTCTCAAAACAACTTTGAGCAACAGAGTGGGAGGCCTGATATGTCCGGTTTTGTTAGTCAGGAGTCCTGCCTTTCAAAGACATCGCTAGGCTCTAGCATCTGTCTCATTTTGAGCTTTGATGAACAGTCTTCGGGCATCAACCAAGTGACAAAGCAATGGTCACCCAACAATAATGAAATACTTGAAGAGTCAGCAAGCAGCATTCAGGGAAACAGATTTCAATCACAAGACAAAAAGTCAATGCAAATGCAAGAAGCACAAGAAATGCTTCAGCTGAGATGGCCAAATGAATTGGTCATGAGTAAAGAGACCAAACAGATGTCGTCTTGTGTGAATCTTCCACAGTTGCAAATCAAAAACCAAGGAGAACCAGACCAGTCACTAAACAAAGAGGAAATACCCAGCCAATTGTCCACATATAACATTGAATCATCAATTTGCAATCACCTACCAGAGAATCTGCACCAcagcaacaaacaaacatatcTGCAGCTATCACCAGACATTGATAACATGCAAAATCCAGAGCATCAATTGCAAAAACCTCAGTCACAAATCTACAGTCAGAACTACAGTCAGCAAAAATCTTCACACAACAATCTAGAAATGAACCAAAACCAAAGTGACGATCATCTGAGGCATGAAGTGCCAAATGAAGTCACTCATAGAGTAAGTATGACTTTGAATAGTGTGTTAACTTCAGACACATTCCAAACTCAGCTCAAAGCTTGCACACAAACCAGACATGCATGTGCTTATTATTCTCCCGGCTCTGTGCATCCTGTCCCATGTGGTAAAACAATGACCTCATGATTTAGTTTCCATGGCGTGGCTTTGAAATGCCTCCTGGTGGTGTGTTTTGTAATAATTCGCTGTGAAGCCTTTATATGCCATATAGGATTTATTAACTTGGCATGCAGTCGTATTAGTCATGCTTCGGCTATTGCCATCACAGCTGTGTACGTATGCATTCAATTTTAATGCTTTCAGAATGTGTTTGGGCCATTATCAACTAGCCGTGAGTTTGGTTTTATAATATTGTAAGGTTTGCATTCAATTCTCTTTTGCAGGTGTTCACGTATTTGCATGTCTCGGATAGTTACAGATCCACAGGGCGAGTCTTGGAGGTTGAATCCTCGACACATGCAGCAGGGCAGGACGTGAGAACCTCTGCATCAGGTTCCTCCTTAGTTCAATCGTTCTCCTCTCTTTGGCAAAATGTTTACAGTCACAACGGATTCAAGCCAAGTTCTTTGTTCAAGCTGATAGAGCCAATCAAATGTAAGGAGGAAATCCAGCGAAGGAGCTCTCTGCATGGCACTGTAGGATCGGAAAGGTCTGGCAAACCTTCAAGCATTTTCAGGCGAAGGTGTAACACTTGGCCAGAAGGAGAAAGGGGAGCGAAAGAAAGTCAA encodes the following:
- the LOC132119073 gene encoding uncharacterized protein LOC132119073, yielding MIKARTAMKRIQPFTIGTKLSVPSENRCLDYVSIMLPVPVLDCCELRNDSNNDNSPFHEDRVSTSTPVEGLSDDIKEGDDRDSVSPPASSRSIKKIAMCENVENQTVTGFNVTNCETNKSSTSTENLFLVEESDKHGAQLETDPWTIGRKIRNLQYDYSMPTFPHDQPEDTSHSQRRDFKDFENSLIQLTTSLDLMQEEPKRSLQKKTDAVDLGLEMFRRRQSPGDHADKSWLKLRSLLRDYHQDLMLALDVSSFYQQADSIIGTINSKRNRVLAGDIQKSDKETREIACQINMLNESASCLSTLHPTLAKRVTCKQAEVKENWALLQDFLRNQKTDVSPKCPSVLPADPLTTCPDSQSFARNEGNSVMGKDVKEEQNRLRGFEVSYSASKNICKHVIINDQS
- the LOC132119202 gene encoding uncharacterized protein LOC132119202 — its product is MWSPVEECSVGSRDSLSESSCSKLDNVSEKQDRKSCIGQRAQTTPVSSQDCLRHKLLKESTASTGTTEEHDCSKQRKDYKIEELLSQVEVLWDALQEKYGENNKTEPAEKEQSRDKAAQMVSDLTVSNHLSENVEECSSGMLEKFLELLDHSGCHKISQDVPGSLYRQEMAEGAEMSLNLLSHQSEQERPQKQDQITNVLQSSLSTLTVRINQHLCCCAELSMDLLDIETDMAVLCDPELSGLQGLQEQQDDLEVHYNIIEGEVREMERLASQLQVHPPEQRDLLREEVQAILQAWEEVGRNMVENRGRLEKFHQIQDYFENYLAMITWTENTRSCILAGSSAWRESKVAEIEHSIETKLDEFSKLAAAGQMLMQDESQFKDIIKERTDELQSMLGWIQVNWHAQREQLIRNQNGRPESTNDLVQQQDLVLP